In Janthinobacterium sp. J1-1, a single genomic region encodes these proteins:
- a CDS encoding Hpt domain-containing protein — MSTPHADSDHRATTAQGSRVLDVEGGLGRIMGDRPLYLKILRRFLHDHGTTPRQIRMVFAAGDYAGARLRVHTLKGAAGMIGAVQVHALSSALEMALRAQAPGLAQQIAHLELAQDQLLGAVSAMLGTPEESHLAAQDMAPDPSAPAIQLLLARLASHLREGDGAAIDILENSASLLAASLGVHVYQEVAAAAHEFDFDNALEALLRRR, encoded by the coding sequence ATGAGCACACCCCACGCCGATAGCGACCATCGCGCCACCACAGCGCAGGGTTCGCGCGTGCTCGACGTGGAAGGCGGGCTGGGCCGCATCATGGGCGACCGCCCGCTATACCTGAAAATCCTGCGCCGCTTCCTGCATGATCACGGCACCACGCCGCGCCAGATCCGCATGGTGTTTGCCGCCGGCGACTATGCCGGCGCGCGCCTGCGCGTGCACACCTTGAAGGGCGCGGCCGGCATGATCGGCGCGGTCCAGGTGCATGCCTTGTCGAGCGCGCTGGAAATGGCGCTGCGGGCCCAGGCGCCCGGCCTGGCGCAGCAGATCGCGCACCTGGAACTGGCGCAAGATCAACTGCTGGGCGCCGTCAGCGCGATGCTGGGCACGCCCGAAGAAAGTCATCTGGCAGCGCAGGACATGGCGCCCGACCCGTCCGCCCCCGCCATCCAGCTGCTGCTGGCGCGCCTGGCCAGCCATTTGCGCGAGGGCGACGGCGCCGCCATCGATATCCTGGAAAATTCGGCCAGCCTGCTGGCCGCCAGCCTGGGCGTGCATGTGTACCAGGAAGTGGCGGCCGCCGCCCATGAATTCGATTTTGACAACGCACTGGAAGCCCTGCTGCGCCGGCGATAA